A genomic stretch from uncultured Pseudodesulfovibrio sp. includes:
- a CDS encoding 6-hydroxymethylpterin diphosphokinase MptE-like protein: MSAYPFLKDNIEYLQRTGNPVFQWLSASDFHEEKLMNNLFINQFGIHDWRMEDGNGMFESLPPDGLFAGWLHPEKARTSATFVIGSNLGYGVNHLLKNTPDTHKIMLMEPRAEMLLACLGQTDYRPFFENKKFHLMVPDERFVAEVVRNLDLQFVYGQIHLKSDIASRQLGPEYAKWARIIKNRLENFSLELSTLRFRQDVMVGNEINNFQRAMQDGSLKSIKGKGAGVGAVILGAGPSLEAMAPKLRENPGHVLYACALQTVPTLQRLGIKPHLCAAIDYDKSMLKIFERLDPDFVQDVPLIYSTKIDPMVLKRYPGPTLPLWTIGGLGTYVLKERDMVMDAGGNVSVTLSRFLRICGVNHLLLAGQDYAWLNGKSHSGGHHNETTNMTKRSYHQTTKNLDGEDILTTVQYMTAKRELEDDLKQAQFPIYNLYGGGVPIEGTKVVDIDSLYSEGILASAPGSVDRLRSALLDCRGSIPPIRLEPRSPMWTTSLRNAEKHLTKLFHNISGNQSEIHAALTRIELFIKQDPLYLPYLFNETLDLAGLTRAKADYDRKDLPEFKRIAKIILKKVREMDRMVCVTGDKSRQSAA; the protein is encoded by the coding sequence ATGAGCGCATACCCCTTTCTGAAAGACAACATCGAATACCTGCAACGCACCGGCAATCCGGTGTTTCAGTGGCTGTCCGCCAGCGATTTCCATGAAGAAAAACTGATGAACAATCTTTTCATCAACCAGTTCGGCATCCACGACTGGCGTATGGAGGACGGCAACGGCATGTTCGAATCCCTGCCGCCGGACGGACTGTTCGCGGGTTGGCTGCATCCGGAAAAGGCTCGGACCTCGGCAACTTTCGTGATCGGCTCCAACCTCGGCTACGGCGTAAACCATCTGCTCAAGAATACACCGGATACCCACAAAATCATGCTCATGGAACCGCGTGCCGAAATGCTGCTCGCCTGTCTGGGCCAGACCGATTACCGCCCATTCTTCGAGAACAAGAAATTCCATCTCATGGTGCCGGACGAACGGTTCGTTGCCGAAGTGGTCCGTAACCTCGACCTGCAATTCGTCTACGGTCAGATTCACCTCAAAAGTGACATCGCAAGCCGTCAGCTCGGCCCGGAATACGCCAAGTGGGCACGGATTATCAAGAACCGGCTGGAGAACTTCTCGCTTGAGCTCTCTACCCTGCGTTTTCGGCAGGACGTCATGGTCGGCAACGAGATCAACAATTTTCAACGCGCCATGCAGGACGGCAGCCTCAAATCCATTAAAGGCAAGGGCGCAGGCGTGGGTGCAGTCATCCTCGGAGCCGGCCCCAGTCTCGAAGCAATGGCTCCCAAACTCAGGGAAAACCCCGGCCATGTTCTCTACGCCTGTGCGCTCCAGACAGTGCCGACACTCCAGCGCCTCGGCATCAAGCCACACCTATGCGCGGCAATCGACTACGACAAATCCATGCTCAAGATTTTCGAACGGCTGGACCCGGACTTCGTTCAGGACGTGCCGCTCATCTATTCCACAAAGATCGACCCCATGGTGCTCAAACGGTACCCCGGCCCCACGCTCCCGCTGTGGACAATCGGCGGACTCGGCACATACGTGCTCAAGGAGCGCGACATGGTTATGGACGCAGGCGGCAACGTCTCCGTGACCCTCTCCCGATTCCTGCGTATCTGCGGAGTAAACCACCTGCTGCTGGCAGGTCAGGACTATGCATGGCTGAATGGCAAATCCCATTCAGGCGGACATCACAACGAAACAACAAATATGACGAAACGCTCCTACCACCAGACCACCAAGAATCTGGACGGTGAGGACATTCTGACCACTGTGCAGTACATGACAGCCAAGCGTGAATTGGAAGACGACCTCAAACAGGCACAATTCCCCATCTATAATTTGTACGGCGGCGGCGTTCCCATTGAAGGCACGAAGGTCGTGGACATCGACTCCCTCTACTCGGAAGGCATTCTTGCTTCTGCACCGGGAAGCGTTGATCGTCTCCGGTCCGCCCTGCTGGACTGCCGGGGTAGCATCCCGCCCATCCGGCTGGAACCGCGCTCTCCCATGTGGACGACGTCCCTGCGCAATGCCGAAAAGCATCTGACAAAACTGTTCCACAACATCTCCGGCAACCAGTCGGAAATCCATGCGGCCCTCACGCGCATCGAACTGTTCATCAAGCAGGACCCGCTGTACCTTCCGTACCTGTTCAACGAAACACTGGACCTCGCCGGACTGACCCGGGCCAAGGCCGATTATGACAGAAAAGACCTGCCCGAGTTCAAACGAATCGCCAAAATCATCCTGAAAAAAGTCCGGGAAATGGACCGTATGGTCTGCGTCACCGGCGATAAATCCAGACAATCAGCGGCATAG